Proteins encoded within one genomic window of Actinoplanes octamycinicus:
- a CDS encoding nitroreductase/quinone reductase family protein has translation MNASSRPAVQRVQPPRAPYRIVNRVMRWLLSSPGRAQRIGRHLLLLHVTGRRTGRRFVLPVAYRENGDGRLLVLTNSGWRANLRGNPEVSVTLLGAHRRAQAQLVEDPDDVAWVYRELIEAVGHAKAGRRMGIRINVDRTPTLAELAEASRRDGLAVIYLDLAR, from the coding sequence ATGAACGCCTCGTCCCGCCCGGCGGTCCAGCGTGTCCAACCGCCGAGAGCCCCCTATCGGATCGTCAACCGGGTGATGCGGTGGCTGCTCTCGTCTCCGGGCCGCGCCCAGCGGATCGGCCGGCATCTGTTGCTCCTGCACGTCACCGGGCGCCGGACCGGGCGGCGATTCGTGCTCCCGGTGGCCTATCGCGAGAACGGCGACGGCCGGCTGCTGGTGCTCACCAACTCGGGCTGGCGCGCCAATCTGCGCGGCAACCCCGAGGTGTCGGTCACGCTGCTCGGAGCGCACCGCCGGGCCCAGGCCCAACTCGTCGAGGATCCGGACGACGTCGCCTGGGTGTACCGCGAACTGATCGAGGCGGTCGGGCACGCCAAGGCAGGCCGCCGCATGGGCATCCGGATCAACGTGGACCGCACGCCGACCCTGGCGGAACTGGCCGAGGCGTCGCGCCGCGACGGCCTGGCCGTCATCTACCTCGACCTCGCGCGATGA